Proteins found in one Paenibacillus borealis genomic segment:
- a CDS encoding PLP-dependent aminotransferase family protein produces the protein MCVKEKEYEYNRDIVVRPVGRGAAAAKDSVNLSFGFPATELLPVEALNRAAAGALNAEGADALHYTGGQGVAQVQEWKLNRLRKFGIEAEAENYLAVYGAGQGIELAARVLLNPGDTVWTEAPSFFNALDAFRHAGAETVGLRADAYGLDVDQAEQLLRSTEAAGGVLPKLIYVIPNFQNPSGTTLPADRRQRLAALARAYNLFILEDDAYGELRYEGHDLPSVYSYAPERVIYLTTFSKTLGPGLRLGTVIAPLNVAERMRVLTLNSPPTPFTLEIVGRLLQTYDYDGQISRLSACYRARRDFMAERVEAELGDAVTFQVPEGGFFLWLSFKEGVSATEIARLAREHGVLVVPGEQFFTGNHAPAPFLRLCFSYSNEQEIARGVHALAAAYKLLIQAQRRSL, from the coding sequence GTGTGCGTTAAGGAGAAAGAGTACGAGTACAACCGGGATATTGTTGTACGGCCTGTCGGGAGAGGGGCAGCGGCGGCCAAGGACAGCGTGAATCTGTCCTTTGGATTTCCGGCTACCGAATTGCTGCCGGTGGAAGCGCTGAACCGCGCAGCCGCCGGAGCCTTGAACGCTGAGGGCGCGGATGCCCTGCATTATACCGGAGGCCAAGGCGTAGCCCAGGTGCAGGAATGGAAGCTGAACCGCCTGCGGAAATTCGGCATTGAGGCAGAGGCGGAGAACTATCTGGCGGTATACGGAGCAGGCCAGGGCATTGAGCTGGCCGCCCGGGTGCTGCTCAATCCGGGAGATACAGTGTGGACGGAAGCGCCCAGCTTCTTCAATGCACTCGATGCGTTCCGTCATGCGGGAGCGGAGACCGTTGGATTACGGGCAGATGCATACGGGCTGGATGTGGATCAGGCAGAACAGCTGCTGAGATCCACGGAGGCAGCAGGCGGAGTCCTGCCGAAGCTGATTTATGTCATTCCGAATTTTCAGAATCCGTCGGGCACAACCCTGCCGGCGGACAGAAGACAGCGGCTTGCGGCGCTGGCCCGGGCCTACAATCTGTTCATTCTGGAGGATGATGCCTACGGGGAGCTGCGTTATGAAGGGCATGATTTGCCTTCGGTATACTCTTATGCGCCGGAGCGGGTCATCTACCTGACCACCTTTTCCAAAACACTGGGTCCCGGACTCCGCCTGGGTACGGTGATCGCCCCGCTTAATGTAGCCGAGCGTATGCGGGTCCTTACCCTGAACAGTCCGCCTACTCCGTTCACGCTGGAGATTGTGGGCCGGCTGCTGCAAACCTATGACTATGATGGGCAAATCTCCCGGCTGTCGGCCTGTTACCGGGCGCGGCGGGATTTCATGGCGGAGCGTGTGGAGGCAGAGCTTGGAGACGCGGTCACGTTCCAGGTGCCGGAAGGCGGATTTTTTCTGTGGCTATCCTTTAAGGAAGGCGTAAGTGCAACGGAAATAGCCCGGTTAGCGAGGGAACATGGCGTGCTTGTTGTACCGGGTGAGCAGTTTTTTACCGGCAACCATGCGCCTGCCCCCTTCCTGCGGCTCTGCTTCAGCTATTCCAATGAACAGGAAATTGCCCGCGGGGTTCACGCTTTGGCCGCAGCCTATAAACTGCTTATCCAGGCGCAGAGGAGATCCTTATGA